Sequence from the Thermoanaerobaculia bacterium genome:
TCCGGGACATGATATTATCTCCTGTCTTCAGGAAGACAGCAGGGGCAACTTCTGGGTCGGAAGCGATCGCGGCGGGTTGCATCGACTGGACAGGAAAACCCTGCGCTGGAAACGGTACCTTTATGTTGATCAACCAACCAACGCACCGGGGAAAAATCGAGTTAAAACCTTATTTGAAGATCACGACCAGTATCTGTGGATTGGTACATGGGGCGGTGGTCTGGGAAGGTTTGATCCTGAAACAGAAACGTACGTCTGGTACGAAACGAATCCTGATGATCCAAAGAGTCTCCGGGATATGGCCGTTCGCGCAATCCATGAAGACGCCAGGGGACGCCTCTGGGTCGCAACGGCCAAGGGACTCTCGCTTCTCGACCGTGAAACCGGTAAATTTTCACACTTCACAACCGCTCAGGGCCTACCCAATGATTTCATTTACGGGATCCTCGAAGACATAAAGGGTCGTCTGTGGATCAGCACGAATCTGGGTCTTTCATGCTTCGATCCCGATGCTGGCACCTTTAAAAATTACGATATCAATGACGGTCTCCAGAGTAACGAATTCAATGCAGGCGCTTATTACCGAAGCCCGGAAGGGGAGATGTTTTTCGGAGGGATCCACGGTTTTAACGCTTTTCACCCGGAACAAATTGAAGACAACCCCCATATCCCTTCCGTCAATATAACTTCTTTCAAGAGTTATGATCGTGTCGTGCCTCTGGAATCCGAAATCGTGGATCCACTTCTACTCTCCTATCGTGACAACTACCTCTCCTTTGATTTTATCTCTCTGGATTTCACCAATCCAAGCAAGAACCAGTATGCCTACAAGCTGGAGGGGTTTGACAAAGACTGGATTCCCTGCGGAACCCGTCGCTTTGTTTCGTATACCAATCTTCCCGGAAACCGATATATCTTTCGTGTCCGGGGATCCAACAACGACGGGGTCTGGAACGAAGAGGGAGCTTCGCTTCCATTCATCCTTCCTCCTCCTCCCTGGAAGACATGGTGGGCCTACGTTATGTATGGGCTTATCGCCCTCACTTCCATTGCAGCTTATGTAAGAATCAAGACTCGCACCCAGGCCCTCAAGCTAGAAGCAAGAGAACGGGAACTGAAACAGGAACGCACGGTTTCGGAGAAACTGCGAACTCTGGACCGACTCAAGGACGAGTTTCTGGCGAATACATCTCATGAGCTTCGGACCCCTTTAAATGGAATTGTAGGACTGACCGAATCTCTCATCGACGGAGCCACGGGCCCCTTGCCGGAAGAGACGGTGCGGAACCTGTCCATGGTTGCAGCCGCAGGAAAGCGTCTGACCTTTCTTGTAAATGACCTTCTGGACTTTTCGCGTCTTAAGAACAGGGACCTCGCCCTTGAACATCGTCCCGTTGACCTGCGCACTCTGACCGATCTCGTTTTTGTTCTGCTTCGCCCGCTGGCCGGGCAGAAGGGTCTCACGTTAATTAATGATATCCCCGTCGATGTTCCTTTCGTCCTTGGTGATGAAAATCGGCTTCAACAAATCCTTTACAACCTTGCAGGGAACGGCGTGAAGTTCACCGATAAAGGGGAAGTTCGGGTTACGGCCACCATTCAGGACGGTTTTCTCCAGGTTTCCGTATCCGATACCGGGATTGGAATCCCGGAGGAGAAGCTGGAAGAGATCTTCACTCCCTTTGAACAGGTGGATGGTTCGGCGGCCCGGCGTCAGGGGGGAACCGGCCTTGGCCTGTCCATTTCCCGGAAACTTGTTGAACTTCACGGAGGAACGATTCGCGTCGAATCCCGCACAGACATGGGATCGACTTTCATATTCACTCTTCCCCTGGCAACCATGGAAAATTCGGAATCGTTCTCTAACGCCATCACACCCGAACCCCCGGCTCAGGACAGGATCAACCGGATGCGGGATTCCCTGGAGGTCGATTCCGCAAGTTACGCACGAGAGACCAGTGAAATTGTTCCAGCGGCACGAACTACGGAGGAACTTGCCCCCACTCATGGGGATGAGCCAATCAGAGTATTGCTTGTGGATGATGAACCTGTGAACCTCCAGGTATTGGCCAACCAGCTCTCTCTCCAACATTATGTTGTAACCCAGGCTCTCAACGGTCCTGAAGCCCTTCGGCTCATGGAAGACGGCCCGCGGTTTGACCTGATTCTTCTGGACATCATGATGCCCAAAATGTCGGGCTATGAAGTCTCACGGAAGATAAGGGAAAATTATCCTGCCCATCTACTCCCCATAATTATGCTTACCGCAAAAAACCAGGTCAGCGACCTGGTGGAGGGTCTTTCTGCGGGAGCTAACGATTACATTGCAAAACCCTTCTCCAAACATGAGCTCCTTGCCCGAATTAAAACCCATCTGCACCTTTCAAAAATCTCGACAGCATATGGCCGATTCGTCCCCATTGAATTTCTCGAGCACCTCGAAAAGGAAAGCATCCTGGATGTCCGTCTAGGAGATCAGGTCAAGAAGGATATGACCATTCTCTTTTCGGATATACGCTCCTTTACATCACTCTCCGAAAAGATGACCCCCGAGGAGAATTTCCGTTTTATCAATGACTTTCTGGAACGCATGGAGCCCGTCATTACAACCCATGAAGGATTTATCGACAAGTATATTGGGGATGCGATCATGGCCCTCTTTGACCGGACCCCTGACGATGCCGTTCGCGCAGGAATTACGATGCTGGAAACGTTAAAGACCTTCAACGCAGAACGCGCTTCTCATGGATTGGATCCTGTTTCCATTGGCATCGGGATCAACACCGGTTCTATGATGCTGGGAACAGTTGGGGGGCCCAACCGGATGGACAGCACGGTGATCAGCGATGCCGTAAACCTGGCCTCCCGCATTGAAGGATTGACCAAAAGCTTTAATGTGCCTCTTTTAATCTCCCACCAGGCATTTGGCGCTCTCCAGAATTCCGGAGAATTTTTCATCCGTCAGGTAGGAAAGACTCAGGTGAAGGGTAAGGTCGAACCCGTTACAGTGTACGAGGTCTTTAATGCGGACCCGGAATCCATGAAGAAAGCAAAAGAGGATACGCGAACCCTCTTTGAAGAAGCGCTTGTGCACTATTTTAATTCTGACTTTGAGAATGCCGCAGCTCTATTTGCACAATGCCTCCAGCATGCTCCGGAGGACAACCCCGCCGCCAGCTACCTGAAACTCTGCCGCTCTGAATTCCCAGATTGACACTATCCGTTTTGTAATGGAATTACCCCTATGGTGAGATCAGAGGATTGAATTCCTTCCACTTTATTTTTTTCGGAGAAGCCGATTGTCGATGAGGTAGAAGGGAATCAGAAGAGACAGATAGGTAAAAAATCTTACGGATCGTAATGGGCATGATAAAGATGGAAATATTGAGCGCCCTCGACAGGAAAACAGACTCCAGCGATGAAAGCGAGCGTGGTTTCAGATCGGGAAAAGACCGAAAGAAGCGGGCCCATTCTTATGGTACGACCCACGAAAAAGGATGTAATTCCAGGCCGGGGTCACGATATCAAGAACGTAACTGCTCCTGAATCCCCGCTGAGTCCGATACAACCCAGAATCAGGATGGAGATTGTCCAGACAACTCTCGCTTCGAACCGTGGAGTACCAGGCTGACCCTGATTACAAGCCATCATGATGGATTACTCATGGTTGAAAGGAACGAGAGTTCCATCGGGGACCTGGAGTACACACGGATTCAGAGTAAGGGAGAGGTAATCGACCAGGGCAAACCATTCCGGAGGAGGCCACATCGGATCTTCGGGGGAAAACCCCTTCCGGGGATCGATGGAAACGGTTATGCTTTCTTCTCCAGGACGATGCAGGATGATGTGCTCCGTCATGGCGTCTTCCCGTCCCAGGGCACGATACTGGTGATACACCGGCGGTGGATTTGTGTTGAGCCAGGCGAGGATTAACCTTCGCAGTTTTGCGGTCTCCTGCACAGACAATACTGCAGGCTCCCGCCTGGCCAGTTCCTGACGGTAGATCCCTACGCTTGAAGACAACATTGGGTTCGGCTGGGAAGCACTCTTCATTATGCTTCTCATCTCTCGCGTGGAAAGGTCTGCTTCGATCATCATGGCTGACGTATGAATGTATCCCGCACCCGGACTCACCCCGGTCCAGGTATAGTAAACGATGCGGAACGTGTCCGTTTCTTCTGACGCCGAAGTGGGCACAGGATTTCCACATCCCACGCAGAACATTACAATCGTACACACCAAAAGAAATCTAACGATGGTTCTCCTCTCTTTCACCCTTTCAGGAAACCCCTATCAAAGAAAAAAAGAGAACAAGGATAATGAAGATGTCAAAAAATGACCACCCTGTCAATGTTTCTCCTCAGGCGGAATATAAAGAGCCTCTTTTCTGGTAAATACGGAGCTGTTCTCTCTATCCACCATTTTGGAGAAATCGGCATCCCGGAAAAAGGCGGCAATCGATTCAGAATCCGCAGAAATAATAGGATCCTTGAGACCCTTGTCCGATGTATTTCTGCCCGTAAGCTTCTTTTTCGTGACGGCTTCGGCAAAATAGTCGGGTTCGAGATGATTCAGCGTAAGGGTGTCTTTCGAGATTTCATAGTGAAGGATGATATAGCACGAGTCATTTGAGAAATCCGTCAGACCCGAGACCTGCCTTGTGTGCTCACCCATCTTCATGCACAGGTAGGTGTGGCCTTTGATCTTTGCCGTAAACCCCTCCGCCAGCATGATGTTTTTATTTTCGATATAGGGCTGATAGCTGAAGTTTTCGAGGCTCAGAACCTGCATCACACCGGGCTGATCGGGAAAGAAGAAGAGCTGCACATCTCCTTCCTTCAGTATCCAGCTGCCCAGAAGTGCCGGATCCACAGAAAATTCCGTATCCTTTGGCAGAGGATTTTCGAACACCGGAATGCAGGACAGGGCACAAACGGACAGGAACAGGACCAGGAAAAGGCGTTGGATACGTTTCATTGCGCATGACCCCCTCGTTCCTAAGATTCTTTTGACTCATTCTACTATTGATCCATCTCCCGAGCAGAGTGGAGAACACCTTCCGGTGAACGCTCCGAGCGATCTACTCTTCCCGCTTCATCTCACCCTTCAGATATGAGGTTAAGGCTCCTCCAGGCGGAGCGAAGAAAAACTCCACGGATAATTTCCCGTCTTTGGTTAATTCATAGACAAGTCTAAAGTGGGGTTCACTCTCCGCATTTTCACTGTCGAGCATTACATGGTTACCCGTATCGGAGGAGGATACCTTGTAGTGGATCAAGTGGCCTTCATTATCAAAATAGATGGCCTTAACATTCGTATCCCCGGATTGAGGATAAAAGACAAGAAGATCCTCGTGCACCCTTCCCTTGGAATCCTCCTCCTTCGGTGCATATCTCG
This genomic interval carries:
- a CDS encoding two-component regulator propeller domain-containing protein, translated to MLTAGYISPGQRQIPIVPCIFFLCGTLAFSLVMHGEARFEQFSVEHGLSQATVNCIFQDSRGFLWFGTSDGLNRYDGYVFKVFKKNPDDPNTISGDYINWIGEDKQGSIWVYSEGGLDSLDPFRFQWSHFADDVGIHNSKEQKKLRAAYLGPDKAFWIIGERNELFRFDPESCSLQRQSTGPMESKSDVLPEILSISQDRNGELWICTGAGLYSFDIQKNVWRQSETMFHNSKHGDLPKTYFVYEDREGILWAGTNVGIWRKDFLKGTWVLLEVPENLRTLLQAPVLNSILRDITGNLWFATSKGLIRLDLLKGKWQRWTHDPANPKGLGIDALSILFEDDAGLLWIGTEGAGVQKYNPNRERWNHVYREAGTDNTLSNDAVFSFLEDREGKIWVGSWGGLDCWDREKDVWTHYTHDTNNINSLSVNPVMALYQDQDGMLWVGTYGGGLNQFNPKRNTWKHFRHDPENSNSPGHDIISCLQEDSRGNFWVGSDRGGLHRLDRKTLRWKRYLYVDQPTNAPGKNRVKTLFEDHDQYLWIGTWGGGLGRFDPETETYVWYETNPDDPKSLRDMAVRAIHEDARGRLWVATAKGLSLLDRETGKFSHFTTAQGLPNDFIYGILEDIKGRLWISTNLGLSCFDPDAGTFKNYDINDGLQSNEFNAGAYYRSPEGEMFFGGIHGFNAFHPEQIEDNPHIPSVNITSFKSYDRVVPLESEIVDPLLLSYRDNYLSFDFISLDFTNPSKNQYAYKLEGFDKDWIPCGTRRFVSYTNLPGNRYIFRVRGSNNDGVWNEEGASLPFILPPPPWKTWWAYVMYGLIALTSIAAYVRIKTRTQALKLEARERELKQERTVSEKLRTLDRLKDEFLANTSHELRTPLNGIVGLTESLIDGATGPLPEETVRNLSMVAAAGKRLTFLVNDLLDFSRLKNRDLALEHRPVDLRTLTDLVFVLLRPLAGQKGLTLINDIPVDVPFVLGDENRLQQILYNLAGNGVKFTDKGEVRVTATIQDGFLQVSVSDTGIGIPEEKLEEIFTPFEQVDGSAARRQGGTGLGLSISRKLVELHGGTIRVESRTDMGSTFIFTLPLATMENSESFSNAITPEPPAQDRINRMRDSLEVDSASYARETSEIVPAARTTEELAPTHGDEPIRVLLVDDEPVNLQVLANQLSLQHYVVTQALNGPEALRLMEDGPRFDLILLDIMMPKMSGYEVSRKIRENYPAHLLPIIMLTAKNQVSDLVEGLSAGANDYIAKPFSKHELLARIKTHLHLSKISTAYGRFVPIEFLEHLEKESILDVRLGDQVKKDMTILFSDIRSFTSLSEKMTPEENFRFINDFLERMEPVITTHEGFIDKYIGDAIMALFDRTPDDAVRAGITMLETLKTFNAERASHGLDPVSIGIGINTGSMMLGTVGGPNRMDSTVISDAVNLASRIEGLTKSFNVPLLISHQAFGALQNSGEFFIRQVGKTQVKGKVEPVTVYEVFNADPESMKKAKEDTRTLFEEALVHYFNSDFENAAALFAQCLQHAPEDNPAASYLKLCRSEFPD